The genomic window GCGACCGGCTCAACCCGAAACTGGACATCAGCGGAATTCTGATCACCCGCTACGACCCGCGGACCGTCAACTCCCGGGAGGTGATGGCGCGCGTGGTGGAGCGGTTCGGTGACCTGGTGTTCGACACCGTGATCACCCGGACGGTGCGGTTCCCCGAGACCAGCGTCGCCGGTGAACCCATCACGACGTGGGCGCCCAAGTCGGGTGGCGCCCTGGCTTACCGCGCGCTGGCTCGCGAGTTCATCGACCGATTCGGCATGTGACCGCCGGCACCCACGGTCAGGCGGCGTCCGGGAACGGTTACTCGGATGGCTTCCGCGTTCGGCTGACCAACTTCGAAGGGCCGTTCGATCTGCTGCTGCAGCTGATCTTCGCCCACCGCCTCGACGTCACCGAGGTGGCGTTACACCAGGTCACCGACGACTTCATCGCCTACACCAAAGCGATCGGGGCGCAGCTGGACCTGGACGAGACGACCGCATTCCTGGTGGTTGCCGCGACTCTGCTGGACCTCAAGGCGGCTCGCTTGCTGCCGGCCGGTCAGGTCGACGACGACGAAGACCTGGCCCTGCTGGAAGTGCGCGATCTGCTCTTCGCCCGGCTACTGCAGTACCGCGCCTTCAAGCACGTCGCCGAGATGTTTGCCGAGCTGGAAGCCACCGCGCTGCGCAGCTATCCCCGCTCCGTGTCGCTGGAGGACCGCTTCGCCGGCCTGCTTCCCGAGGTGATGCTGGGCGTCGACGCGACGCGATTCGCCGAGATCGCCGCCGTCGCCTTCACGCCGCGCCCGACGCCGACGGTGGCCACCGGGCACCTGCATGACCTGCAGGTCTCGGTGCCCGAGCAGGCCAAACACATCTTGGCGATGCTGCAAACGCGCGGCACCGGCGAGTGGGCGTCGTTCTCGGAGCTGGTCGCCGACTGCACCGCGCCGGTCGAGATCGTCGGGCGGTTCCTGGCGCTGCTCGAACTGTATCGGTCCCGGGCGGTAGCATTCGACCAGTCAGAGCCCCTTGGCGTGCTCCAGGTTTCGTGGACCGGCGAACGGCCCCCTACCACCGGCGATGAGGAGGAGCGGCGCTCATATGAGCGACCAGACCAGTGATCAGGATCTGGGCATCGACATCGCTGAGCCCGCAGAGATGGACCCCGACGAGCTCGGCCGGGTGCTCGAGGCGCTGCTGCTCGTGGTCGACACGCCGGTGACCGCCGAGGCGCTGGCCACCGCTACCGAACAACCGGTCTACCGCGTCGACGCCAAGCTGCGGGTCATGGCCGACGAATTCACCGAACGTGACAGCGGTATTGACCTGCGTCAGACCGGTGAGGGCTGGCGGCTCTATACCCGCGCCCGGTTCGCCCCCTACGTCGAAAAGCTGTTGCTGGACGGCGCACGCAGCAAGCTGACCCGCGCCGCGCTGGAAACCTTGGCGGTGGTCGCCTACCGCCAGCCGGTCACGCGAGCGCGGGTAAGCGCGGTGCGTGGGGTCAACGTCGACGCCGTCATGCGCACGCTGCTGGCTCGTGGGTTGATCACCGAGGTCGGGCTCGACGAAGACAGCGGCGCGATGACGTTCGCGACTACCGAACTGTTCTTGGAGCGGCTGGGGCTGACCTCTCTAGCCGATCTGCCCGACATTGCTCCGCTGCTGCCCGACGTCGACACCATCGACGATCTGAGTGAATCCCTAGACAGCGAGCCACGTTTCATGAAACTCGGCGGCGCCCAGCGCTCGGATCAGCCGCTGACCTTCGACGTGGACCGCGAGTGATTAGCGACGCGGAAGAGCCGCGCGGAACTCGTCTGCAAAAGGTGTTGTCCCAGGCCGGGGTTGCCTCCCGGCGCGCGGCCGAGCAGTTGATTATCGAGGGCCGCGTCGAGGTGGACGGAAAGCTGGTGACCGAGTTGGGCACCCGGGTCGATCCCGATGCCTCGGTCATACACGTTGACGGTGCCCGGGTCGTTCTCGACGATTCGCTGGTGTATCTGGCGCTGAACAAGCCGCGTGGCATGCACTCGACCATGTCCGATGACCGCGGTCGGCCCTGTATCGGTGATCTGGTCGAACGAAAGG from Mycobacterium kubicae includes these protein-coding regions:
- a CDS encoding segregation/condensation protein A, whose protein sequence is MRHVTAGTHGQAASGNGYSDGFRVRLTNFEGPFDLLLQLIFAHRLDVTEVALHQVTDDFIAYTKAIGAQLDLDETTAFLVVAATLLDLKAARLLPAGQVDDDEDLALLEVRDLLFARLLQYRAFKHVAEMFAELEATALRSYPRSVSLEDRFAGLLPEVMLGVDATRFAEIAAVAFTPRPTPTVATGHLHDLQVSVPEQAKHILAMLQTRGTGEWASFSELVADCTAPVEIVGRFLALLELYRSRAVAFDQSEPLGVLQVSWTGERPPTTGDEEERRSYERPDQ
- the scpB gene encoding SMC-Scp complex subunit ScpB translates to MSDQTSDQDLGIDIAEPAEMDPDELGRVLEALLLVVDTPVTAEALATATEQPVYRVDAKLRVMADEFTERDSGIDLRQTGEGWRLYTRARFAPYVEKLLLDGARSKLTRAALETLAVVAYRQPVTRARVSAVRGVNVDAVMRTLLARGLITEVGLDEDSGAMTFATTELFLERLGLTSLADLPDIAPLLPDVDTIDDLSESLDSEPRFMKLGGAQRSDQPLTFDVDRE